The following are encoded together in the Parabacteroides chongii genome:
- a CDS encoding FecR family protein: MEEQRKHIEEPDASLLLAYIREKASSEEQAIVEAWLQDREENEQTLLQIARIYHVQYTHRRIGQRDSLKAFELMQERIRRRVWQKNIYRFSTVAACIAVGFFLSTLLSWWNITNDGTGVQMVTVRSNPGMRTSCNLPDGTVAYLNSGSTLVYPVPYDKDKRAVTLDGEGYFKVTHDSEKPFIVSVADGKMKVIVLGTEFNLQAYREEGVIETTLVSGKVNIEAKKENGTVVRQELSPSIKATYSLSTCKMNMESVNTAYETAWIEGKLMFYNSPLPEVLRDLSYFYNVKFEVKDPMIKSYYFTGTFIDKQLSQILDYLKISSGIDYKIRQITGDDSQGVNHTVVELTNKRK, translated from the coding sequence ATGGAAGAACAGAGAAAACATATAGAAGAACCGGATGCTTCATTATTGTTGGCATATATTCGGGAAAAAGCTTCGTCTGAAGAACAAGCTATTGTTGAAGCCTGGTTACAGGATAGAGAAGAGAATGAGCAAACGTTGTTGCAGATAGCTCGTATTTATCATGTGCAATATACACACAGGCGCATTGGGCAACGTGATTCTCTTAAAGCTTTTGAGTTGATGCAAGAGCGAATTAGACGGCGTGTATGGCAGAAAAATATTTATCGTTTTTCTACTGTTGCTGCTTGTATTGCTGTTGGATTCTTTTTGTCTACTCTTCTTTCATGGTGGAATATAACAAATGATGGGACGGGGGTACAAATGGTTACTGTCCGTTCAAATCCGGGTATGCGTACCAGTTGTAACTTGCCGGATGGGACAGTGGCTTATTTGAATTCCGGATCTACGCTAGTTTATCCGGTTCCGTATGATAAAGATAAAAGAGCAGTAACATTGGATGGAGAAGGTTATTTTAAAGTAACACATGATTCAGAAAAACCCTTTATCGTGAGTGTTGCCGATGGTAAAATGAAAGTGATAGTACTGGGTACTGAGTTTAACTTACAGGCATATCGGGAAGAAGGAGTAATAGAGACAACCTTGGTTTCTGGAAAAGTGAATATTGAAGCAAAAAAAGAAAATGGAACTGTGGTGAGACAAGAATTGTCTCCTTCAATAAAAGCTACATATAGTCTTTCTACCTGTAAGATGAATATGGAGTCTGTTAATACCGCATATGAAACAGCCTGGATAGAAGGAAAATTAATGTTTTATAATTCTCCTTTACCTGAGGTATTACGCGATTTATCTTATTTCTATAATGTGAAATTCGAAGTGAAGGATCCTATGATTAAATCTTATTATTTTACCGGGACATTCATCGATAAACAATTGTCACAAATATTGGATTACCTGAAAATCTCATCGGGAATAGATTATAAGATCAGGCAGATCACCGGAGATGACAGCCAAGGTGTTAATCATACAGTGGTGGAATTAACCAATAAGCGGAAGTAG
- a CDS encoding TonB-dependent receptor, with product MKSGRYLLCLFLILFSLPAVAQRGGVDVTGTVIEEGNNEPIEQATVRLLNVKDSTMIGGVASSRNGNFTLKGIKAGSYLLHVSFVGFDPLYQPIRITGKTDPVKLGKLALSDGAIQLGEAVVIGKAPEVVMRNDTVEYNADSYKTTEGAVLEDLLKKMPGVEVDSEGKITVNGKEIKKVLIDGKEFFSDDPKVASKNLPSKMVEKVQVLDRLSDMARMTGFDDGEEETVINLTVKPGMKQGWFGNAFAGYGSEDRYEGNFMVNRFINNDQFTLMGGLNNTNNMGFSDIASNMFSGMGGRRGGRMGSGGAGNGITTSGNVGMNFSKEFSKKLTLGGNVRYSHSDNEADSKTTRTNILPNDSSTVYNEINNNNTKSDNVGADFRMEWKPDTATQIIFQPSFSYSNSHNRESGSFNTLTNRGDTVNLGESDYLSDGEGYNINARLEFSRKLNDEGRVFSGSLNGRLSDSYNKGLNYSNTEYFLGNEQNELIDQQFRYDNKGFNYRVYLSWVEPIGRNNFIQATYSFSQNKQESLKNSYTREEGSEEYNVLDTAYSKSYRNNFINQQASLAFKAVRENYDYTIGMNLEPSHSVSENFVGDSTLSKLTRNVVNVSPMVRFNYRFDKRTNLRINYRGRTSQPSMTQLQPVADISDPLNTVTGNPDLKPTYSNNLFARYQKFIPDKQTAFMVMLNANYVVNDIVTKSIYVGETGKKMTTYENVNGNYNGNVRVMFNTPLKNKKFSVNSMTMASFANSNGFINDEKNVNKDFTAMERAGIDFRSDYIDLGVNGNIRYRSTNNSLQNQNDQNTFNYGVGGTTTIYLPLDFKIESDITWSSNSGYATGYQQKEVLWNASASKSFLKGNQATLRFKIYDILQQRSNISQSVTANYTQYSEYNTLSSYFMVHFIYRFSIFKGGASASDMRGPGGRGHGGPGGPPPRF from the coding sequence ATGAAATCGGGAAGATACTTACTATGTTTATTTCTTATTCTTTTTTCGTTGCCGGCAGTTGCACAGCGGGGAGGAGTTGATGTCACTGGTACAGTGATAGAAGAGGGGAACAACGAGCCGATCGAACAGGCCACAGTCCGCTTATTGAATGTTAAAGACAGTACAATGATCGGAGGTGTGGCCAGTTCGCGCAACGGGAACTTCACATTAAAAGGGATCAAGGCCGGCAGTTATTTACTGCATGTCAGCTTTGTAGGTTTCGATCCTTTATACCAGCCCATACGTATCACGGGAAAGACAGATCCGGTCAAATTGGGCAAGCTGGCACTGAGTGACGGAGCGATTCAGCTGGGAGAAGCCGTTGTCATCGGTAAGGCACCCGAAGTCGTGATGCGAAACGATACCGTCGAATACAATGCCGACTCTTATAAAACGACCGAAGGTGCCGTACTGGAAGACCTGTTGAAAAAGATGCCCGGCGTGGAAGTGGACAGTGAAGGAAAAATCACCGTCAACGGAAAAGAGATCAAGAAAGTCCTGATCGACGGGAAAGAGTTCTTCTCCGACGACCCGAAAGTGGCCTCTAAAAACCTGCCATCCAAAATGGTTGAGAAGGTACAGGTGCTCGACCGCCTGAGTGATATGGCACGGATGACCGGATTTGATGACGGGGAAGAAGAAACCGTGATCAATCTGACCGTAAAGCCCGGGATGAAACAAGGGTGGTTCGGGAATGCCTTTGCCGGATACGGCAGTGAAGACAGATATGAAGGAAACTTCATGGTCAACCGCTTTATTAACAATGATCAGTTCACATTGATGGGGGGTCTGAACAATACGAATAATATGGGATTCTCCGATATTGCTTCCAACATGTTCTCCGGTATGGGCGGACGACGGGGCGGACGTATGGGAAGCGGAGGAGCCGGAAACGGTATCACGACTTCCGGAAATGTAGGTATGAACTTCAGCAAAGAGTTCAGCAAGAAACTGACTTTGGGAGGTAACGTACGCTATTCTCATTCCGACAATGAAGCAGACAGTAAAACCACCCGTACAAATATCCTGCCGAACGACAGCTCAACTGTTTATAATGAGATCAACAATAACAATACGAAAAGTGACAATGTGGGTGCCGACTTTCGCATGGAGTGGAAACCGGATACAGCCACCCAAATCATTTTCCAACCCAGCTTCAGCTATAGCAATAGCCACAACCGGGAGTCCGGTTCATTCAACACGCTGACCAACCGGGGAGATACCGTCAATCTCGGGGAATCCGATTACCTGTCCGACGGGGAAGGATACAATATCAACGCCCGCCTGGAATTTAGCCGGAAGCTGAACGATGAAGGACGTGTTTTCAGCGGTTCATTAAACGGAAGATTAAGCGACTCTTACAACAAAGGACTGAACTACTCTAATACGGAATATTTCCTCGGAAACGAACAAAACGAGTTGATCGACCAACAATTCAGATATGACAACAAAGGCTTCAATTACCGCGTTTACTTGTCCTGGGTCGAACCGATCGGTCGCAATAATTTCATTCAAGCGACTTACAGCTTCAGTCAGAACAAGCAGGAATCTCTGAAAAACTCATATACCAGAGAAGAGGGAAGCGAAGAGTATAATGTATTGGATACGGCATACAGCAAAAGCTACCGTAATAACTTTATAAACCAGCAAGCCAGCCTGGCGTTCAAGGCTGTACGTGAGAATTATGACTATACGATCGGTATGAACCTGGAGCCCTCGCACAGCGTAAGTGAGAACTTTGTTGGTGATTCTACCCTTTCCAAGCTGACCCGTAATGTGGTCAATGTTTCCCCGATGGTCCGTTTCAACTACCGGTTTGATAAACGAACCAATCTGCGTATCAATTACCGTGGTCGTACCAGCCAGCCGAGCATGACGCAATTGCAGCCGGTAGCCGACATTTCCGACCCGTTGAATACAGTTACCGGTAATCCGGACCTGAAGCCGACCTATTCCAATAACTTGTTTGCCCGTTACCAAAAGTTTATACCGGATAAACAGACAGCTTTCATGGTGATGTTGAATGCCAATTATGTGGTGAACGATATCGTTACCAAATCCATCTATGTCGGTGAAACAGGTAAAAAGATGACGACTTATGAGAATGTGAACGGAAACTACAATGGCAATGTACGTGTCATGTTCAATACGCCGTTGAAGAATAAGAAATTCTCGGTCAACTCCATGACAATGGCTTCGTTCGCCAATTCAAACGGTTTCATCAACGATGAGAAGAATGTAAACAAGGATTTCACAGCCATGGAGCGTGCCGGCATCGATTTCCGTTCCGACTATATCGACCTGGGAGTAAATGGGAACATACGCTACAGAAGTACGAATAACTCCCTGCAAAACCAGAATGATCAAAATACTTTCAACTACGGAGTCGGCGGGACAACGACCATTTACCTTCCGCTTGATTTCAAGATTGAAAGCGATATCACCTGGTCATCCAACTCCGGTTATGCTACCGGATACCAACAGAAAGAAGTGCTGTGGAACGCATCAGCATCCAAATCTTTCCTGAAAGGAAATCAGGCGACATTGCGTTTCAAGATATATGACATCCTGCAACAGCGTAGTAATATTTCCCAAAGTGTAACCGCCAATTATACCCAATACTCGGAATACAACACACTGAGCAGTTACTTTATGGTTCACTTTATTTACAGGTTCAGCATCTTTAAAGGCGGAGCTTCTGCCAGCGATATGCGCGGACCCGGAGGCAGAGGACATGGCGGACCGGGCGGACCTCCTCCACGATTCTAA
- a CDS encoding TonB-dependent receptor, whose translation MKLTCLLLCLSIGMALASQSYAQTTKISVLGTERTVAEVLEEIEQQTDFQFFYNNKIVDVNRKVSIDVRNEDVFVILSRLFKESNVRYKVIDKDVILTTIDVVGADQVGKKVSGKVTDHLGDPVIGVNVVEKGTTNGTTTDVNGAYSLMLTSDNAVLQFSYIGYTTREIAVEGKSDVSVSLQEDSQALEEVVVVGYGTTKKVNLTGAVAQIDNKTMENRSVTNIGKALQGVVGNLNMTVSGNGGAPGSTMDYNVRGTTSLSGGSPLFIVDGVPADNINNINPADVETLTVLKDAASAAIYGARAAYGVILVTTKKGAKNEKVTVSYNNVIGYNHATCIPNQVNSLDFANAYNIASLNSGQSPMFSEEHIGRIKAYMADPEHYPSNIPNPNNTDYWSYATLDNDNVDWFRAFFKPGSWNHKHDLSVRGGTEKSNYYVGAGYYKENGLLRYGKDRFERFNLTSNLHFEPYKWLRGDIRVKFSRDKNNTVSEAYNGDIGNWVHLATTRYPNWSLKDPNGHWASTSHIYKQIDGGRTLDNTNVFSATGALEAEPIKGWKINVDYTYRNTARKESTHDKAVIWEYTVSELPVMAPNHDAFSTLQAQTDYSSFNAYTSYEHLFGDHFMSVMVGQQLELSKYDYLTAMRRNLINQDIPSLSTAIGEQTNSQTMTHWANMGTFIRANYNYKEKYLIEFNARYDGSSKFQRGDRFGFFPSVSVGYNIARENFWTIEHIVNSLKLRASYGSLGNQNVGDYLYLSTVNVGNNYGYLIDGVRPNYLDAPGLVSRNLTWETVSTIDVGVDASFLSNQLNLSFDWYRRTTTDMFGPANALPAVLGASVPQENNADLRTSGFELNLGWRDQIGSDFSYNVNLVLSDYISKVTTYNNPTKILSTYYEGQTIGEIWGYKTAGIIQTEEQLKKIPDQSYIYGNWTIGDVEYKDLNNDGKIDKGKNTKDDHGDLAVIGNTTPRFSYGISLGAQWKGFDLNIFLQGVGKRDFCPPTGGNSGVFFWGFTGGFGSNMYEETSDFWTPENTGAYYPKPYNSSEVYKNQQPQTRYLQNAAYLRLKNFQLGYTIPQTIMSKIGLQRIRMFVSGENLFTITSLQKNFDPELLNGSWGAGKVYPLTKTFSFGFNVDF comes from the coding sequence ATGAAGTTAACCTGTTTATTGTTATGCTTGTCTATTGGTATGGCACTTGCCTCACAGTCCTATGCGCAAACGACTAAAATATCCGTTCTGGGGACAGAAAGGACTGTTGCAGAGGTTTTGGAAGAGATTGAACAGCAAACCGATTTTCAATTTTTTTATAATAACAAAATCGTAGATGTCAACCGAAAAGTTTCTATCGATGTACGGAATGAAGATGTGTTTGTTATATTGAGCCGTTTGTTCAAAGAATCGAATGTTCGGTATAAAGTGATAGATAAGGATGTAATCCTTACAACTATCGATGTGGTCGGGGCTGACCAGGTAGGTAAAAAAGTTAGCGGTAAAGTGACCGATCATTTGGGAGATCCCGTTATAGGTGTGAATGTTGTTGAAAAAGGAACGACGAACGGGACAACTACTGATGTGAATGGCGCTTATTCTTTGATGCTGACCAGTGATAATGCAGTTCTTCAGTTTTCTTATATCGGATATACGACAAGGGAAATTGCGGTGGAAGGAAAATCGGATGTTTCTGTTTCGTTGCAGGAAGATAGCCAAGCATTGGAAGAGGTGGTAGTGGTTGGTTATGGAACCACCAAGAAGGTGAACCTGACCGGGGCTGTTGCTCAAATTGATAATAAAACAATGGAAAACCGCTCTGTAACGAACATAGGCAAAGCTTTGCAAGGAGTAGTCGGAAACTTGAATATGACAGTTTCCGGGAATGGTGGAGCTCCCGGCTCGACGATGGATTATAATGTTCGTGGTACAACGAGTCTTTCCGGAGGATCTCCTTTGTTTATCGTAGACGGAGTTCCGGCGGATAATATCAACAACATCAATCCTGCAGATGTGGAAACACTGACAGTTTTGAAAGATGCGGCTTCTGCAGCTATTTACGGTGCGCGCGCAGCTTATGGTGTTATTTTGGTAACAACTAAAAAGGGGGCTAAAAATGAAAAAGTGACAGTCTCCTATAATAATGTAATAGGCTATAATCATGCAACATGTATCCCCAATCAGGTCAACTCGCTCGATTTTGCCAATGCGTATAACATAGCATCACTAAATTCAGGTCAGTCTCCGATGTTCAGTGAAGAACATATTGGGCGCATTAAAGCTTATATGGCAGATCCGGAACATTATCCGTCAAACATACCGAATCCGAATAATACGGATTACTGGTCGTATGCTACGTTGGATAATGATAATGTAGATTGGTTTAGGGCATTCTTTAAACCGGGATCATGGAATCATAAACATGATTTGAGTGTAAGAGGTGGTACGGAGAAATCCAATTATTATGTAGGTGCTGGCTATTATAAGGAGAATGGATTGCTACGATATGGAAAGGATCGTTTCGAACGCTTTAACCTGACGAGTAATTTACATTTTGAACCCTATAAATGGTTGCGTGGAGATATCAGAGTTAAATTCAGCCGAGATAAAAACAATACAGTTTCAGAGGCTTATAACGGAGATATAGGTAACTGGGTACATTTGGCAACAACCAGATATCCGAACTGGTCTTTGAAAGATCCGAACGGGCATTGGGCTTCCACATCCCATATTTACAAACAAATAGATGGGGGGCGTACGTTAGACAATACCAATGTCTTTAGTGCAACAGGTGCTTTGGAAGCAGAACCAATTAAAGGGTGGAAGATAAATGTAGATTATACTTACCGGAATACAGCAAGGAAAGAGTCTACTCATGATAAAGCGGTAATTTGGGAATATACGGTTTCCGAACTTCCGGTAATGGCCCCAAACCATGATGCTTTTTCTACTTTGCAAGCTCAAACTGATTATAGTTCATTTAATGCTTATACTTCTTATGAACATTTGTTTGGCGATCATTTTATGTCGGTTATGGTTGGTCAACAATTGGAGTTAAGCAAATATGATTATTTGACTGCTATGCGTCGTAATTTGATAAATCAGGATATTCCTTCTTTATCGACAGCGATCGGTGAACAGACAAATTCCCAGACAATGACGCATTGGGCTAATATGGGTACTTTTATCCGGGCCAATTATAACTATAAGGAAAAATACCTGATCGAGTTTAATGCCCGTTATGATGGTTCCTCTAAATTCCAACGTGGCGACCGTTTTGGATTTTTTCCGTCGGTTTCCGTCGGTTATAATATAGCCAGGGAAAACTTTTGGACAATCGAACATATTGTGAACTCGTTGAAATTGCGAGCTTCTTATGGATCGTTAGGTAATCAGAATGTAGGTGATTATTTGTATCTGAGTACTGTGAATGTAGGTAATAATTATGGTTATCTGATAGACGGTGTACGTCCGAACTATCTGGATGCGCCGGGCTTGGTCAGCCGTAATCTGACTTGGGAAACAGTTTCTACCATTGATGTCGGCGTTGATGCATCCTTCTTATCGAATCAGCTAAATTTATCGTTTGACTGGTATCGTCGTACGACAACAGATATGTTTGGTCCTGCCAATGCTTTACCTGCAGTATTGGGTGCCAGTGTACCACAAGAAAATAATGCAGATTTACGTACTTCTGGTTTTGAATTGAATTTGGGCTGGAGAGATCAGATAGGAAGTGATTTTTCTTATAATGTGAATTTAGTTTTATCAGACTATATCTCCAAAGTTACAACTTACAATAATCCTACAAAGATTCTGTCAACCTATTATGAAGGGCAGACGATCGGAGAAATCTGGGGATATAAGACCGCTGGTATCATACAGACGGAAGAACAGTTGAAAAAGATACCCGATCAGTCGTATATCTATGGGAACTGGACGATTGGAGATGTGGAATACAAGGATTTGAATAATGATGGAAAAATAGATAAAGGTAAAAATACAAAGGATGACCATGGAGATCTGGCTGTTATAGGAAATACAACTCCTCGTTTTAGTTATGGTATTTCTTTAGGAGCGCAGTGGAAAGGTTTTGATTTGAACATTTTCCTGCAAGGGGTAGGAAAACGTGATTTTTGTCCTCCAACAGGTGGTAATAGTGGAGTTTTCTTTTGGGGATTCACAGGTGGATTTGGTTCAAATATGTATGAAGAAACATCTGATTTTTGGACTCCTGAAAATACAGGCGCTTATTATCCGAAGCCCTACAATTCTTCAGAAGTATATAAAAACCAACAGCCGCAAACTCGTTATTTGCAGAATGCAGCTTATTTACGCTTGAAGAACTTCCAGCTGGGTTATACAATTCCGCAAACGATTATGTCGAAGATCGGTTTGCAGCGTATCCGTATGTTTGTCAGTGGAGAGAATTTGTTTACGATCACTTCTTTACAGAAAAACTTTGATCCCGAACTTTTGAACGGAAGTTGGGGAGCCGGAAAGGTTTACCCTTTGACGAAAACATTCTCTTTTGGTTTTAATGTTGATTTTTAA
- a CDS encoding RNA polymerase sigma-70 factor gives MNDFLLVRQLQEGNTDTYKQIFIKYYSPLCEYISQYVSDEDAEELVQDLMLFIWENRKNIIITQSLKSYLFIAAKNRCLNAIQKNLYHEKIHSILYDKLKNQFEDPDYYFINELTERINKAIKELPDTYRDTFALSRFGELTNSQIANKLGVSIKTVEYRISQALKILRVKLKDYLPLLSFLSL, from the coding sequence ATGAATGATTTCCTATTAGTTAGACAGTTACAAGAAGGTAACACAGATACTTATAAACAAATATTTATCAAGTATTATTCTCCTTTATGCGAATACATTTCCCAATATGTATCAGATGAAGATGCCGAAGAGCTCGTACAGGACCTGATGCTTTTTATATGGGAGAATCGAAAGAATATCATTATTACCCAATCCCTAAAATCATATTTGTTCATTGCTGCTAAAAACAGGTGCCTGAATGCGATTCAAAAGAATTTGTATCATGAGAAAATACATTCAATACTTTATGACAAACTTAAAAATCAGTTTGAAGATCCTGATTACTATTTTATAAATGAACTGACAGAACGCATTAACAAAGCAATTAAAGAACTTCCTGACACCTACCGCGACACTTTCGCCTTAAGCCGCTTCGGAGAACTTACTAATAGTCAAATAGCCAATAAACTTGGCGTTTCTATCAAGACCGTTGAATACAGGATCAGCCAGGCGCTGAAAATTCTTCGTGTCAAACTGAAAGATTATCTACCTCTTCTTTCGTTCCTATCTCTATAA
- a CDS encoding Gfo/Idh/MocA family protein, whose translation MKRRNFIRSGALAIAGFTILPRHILGGTNFVAPSDQINLGIIGCGAQGRWTLGPEFARRANLIAASDCESRQLNAMQAIVEKETEKAKGQAYKGFKLYADYHELLNRSDIDGVIIATPDHWHAVQTIEACRAGKDVYVEKPMSHSIEEGRAMADAVAKYNRVLQVGNMQRSWRNFRHACELVRNGYIGEIKEVKVSIGPPPVKYDLPAQPVPKTLNWDMWIGPAPMNVYNEELAPPMERNMFPNWRNYREYGGGMICDWGAHMFDIAQWALGMDDSGPIEFTPPDEGELRPLSMRYANGTIMTHEPFRKADGNAVRFIGSDGVIDISRSFLDTIPAKLQDEVIGDDKIKLYKSDDHYNDFLTAMKTRKQPLSTVEIGHRTASLCHIVNLCYEFDRKLVWNPEKEEFFFDNEANKRRGNPIREPYSLKV comes from the coding sequence ATGAAAAGAAGAAACTTCATCAGAAGCGGAGCTTTGGCAATTGCCGGCTTCACCATTTTGCCCCGTCACATTTTAGGTGGAACTAATTTTGTTGCTCCCAGCGACCAGATCAATCTCGGTATTATCGGTTGCGGAGCACAAGGACGTTGGACCCTTGGGCCGGAATTTGCCCGTAGGGCCAACCTGATCGCAGCATCCGATTGCGAATCCCGCCAACTGAATGCCATGCAGGCAATTGTTGAAAAAGAAACCGAAAAGGCTAAAGGGCAGGCATATAAAGGATTTAAACTGTATGCCGATTACCATGAATTGCTGAACCGCAGCGATATCGACGGGGTGATCATTGCCACGCCGGACCATTGGCACGCTGTCCAGACCATCGAAGCCTGCCGTGCCGGTAAAGATGTATATGTAGAAAAGCCTATGTCGCACAGTATCGAGGAAGGACGTGCCATGGCAGATGCCGTTGCGAAATATAACCGCGTATTGCAGGTCGGTAACATGCAGCGTTCCTGGCGTAACTTCCGCCATGCCTGCGAGTTGGTCCGTAATGGTTATATCGGTGAGATAAAAGAGGTGAAAGTCTCTATCGGACCTCCTCCTGTAAAATATGACTTGCCGGCACAACCGGTACCTAAGACGCTAAACTGGGATATGTGGATCGGTCCGGCTCCGATGAATGTCTATAATGAGGAACTGGCACCGCCTATGGAGCGGAATATGTTCCCGAACTGGCGTAATTACCGGGAATATGGCGGCGGTATGATCTGCGACTGGGGTGCTCATATGTTTGATATTGCACAATGGGCTTTGGGTATGGACGATTCCGGACCAATCGAATTTACTCCTCCCGATGAAGGCGAACTGAGACCGCTTAGTATGCGTTATGCCAATGGAACCATTATGACACACGAGCCTTTCCGTAAAGCAGACGGAAATGCAGTCCGTTTTATCGGCTCGGACGGTGTGATCGATATCAGCCGTAGCTTCCTGGATACGATTCCGGCAAAACTGCAGGATGAAGTTATTGGTGACGATAAGATCAAACTATATAAGAGCGACGATCATTATAATGATTTCCTGACGGCGATGAAGACCCGTAAGCAGCCGCTCAGTACAGTGGAAATAGGACATCGCACCGCTTCCCTATGCCATATCGTCAACCTCTGTTATGAATTTGACCGTAAACTGGTCTGGAATCCGGAAAAAGAGGAGTTCTTTTTTGACAACGAGGCTAATAAGCGGAGGGGAAATCCGATACGTGAACCGTATAGCCTGAAAGTATAG
- a CDS encoding rhomboid family intramembrane serine protease gives MITYIIIGITVLVSWLCFNNVELFRKLALIPYRTVKNNEWYRLITHGFVHADMTHLLVNMFTFWSFGTYIEKVFGYLGFGAWGFLGLYFGGMIFASLYDLIKHHNDPYYVSIGASGAVSAVLFSYILFDPWSKILLFAIIPVPGIIFGVVYLAYCQYMAKRAGDNINHNAHFYGAVYGFLYPALLNPSLLKAFLSHF, from the coding sequence ATGATCACATATATTATTATCGGTATAACCGTTTTAGTTTCCTGGCTCTGTTTCAATAATGTGGAATTATTCCGTAAACTGGCGCTGATCCCTTACCGGACAGTAAAGAATAATGAGTGGTACCGGTTGATCACTCACGGATTCGTTCATGCCGATATGACACATCTGCTGGTCAATATGTTTACGTTCTGGTCGTTCGGAACTTATATAGAAAAGGTATTCGGTTATCTCGGGTTCGGAGCATGGGGATTCCTCGGACTGTATTTTGGTGGAATGATTTTTGCATCCTTGTATGACCTGATCAAACATCATAATGATCCTTATTATGTGTCCATAGGTGCGTCGGGTGCGGTATCGGCAGTACTGTTTTCTTATATATTGTTCGATCCCTGGAGTAAGATACTGTTATTTGCGATCATTCCTGTACCGGGAATTATTTTTGGAGTAGTTTATCTGGCTTATTGTCAATATATGGCTAAACGTGCAGGGGACAATATCAACCACAATGCCCATTTTTACGGGGCAGTCTATGGTTTTCTGTATCCGGCTTTACTTAATCCTTCCTTGTTAAAAGCCTTTCTGTCGCATTTCTAA